CGTGGCAGGCCCTGGTCGACACGGCGGGCGTCACCGCCGGGCAGCGGGTGCTGGTGCACGCCGCGGCCGGTGGCGTGGGGCACTTGGCGGTGCAGTTCGCCAAGCACCTTGGCGCCGAGGTGATCGCGACCGCCCGCGAGCCCCGGCACACCTGGCTCAAGGAACTGGGCGCGGACGAGACGATCGACTACACCCGGCAGCGGTTCGAGGAGGCCACCGGCAAGGTCGATGTCGTCATCGACCTGCTCGGCACTCTGGATGACACCGACGTGCGGTCCGTGTCGGTGACCCGGCCCGGCGGCCTGATCGTCTCCGTCCCGGGCGGTGTCACGGACGGCCTGGCCGCCGCGGCCGGACAGGCGGGTGTGCGCTCCAGCCCGCTTCTGGTCGAGCCGGACGCCGCCGCTCTGACGGCCATCGCCGGCCTCGTCGACTCCGGCGCGGTCCGGGTCGAGGTCGAGCGCACCTTCGCCCTGGAGCAGGCCGCCGAGGCGCACCGGCTGGGTGAGACCAACCGCACCCGCGGCAAGCTCGTGCTGGAGGTGACGCAGTGACGTCGACGACCGCGCTCGTGGTCGGGGGCACCGGGGCCATGGGGACCCGGGTCGTCCGCGCCCTCGCCGCACGGACCGGCACCGTCGTACGGGTACTGACGCGGAACCCATCCTCGGACCGCGCCCGTGCCCTGGTCGAGACCACCCCCGGTGACGTTCGGCCGGTCCGCGGTGACCTGGACGACGAACAGTCCCTGAAGGCCGCTTTCCACGGTGTCGACCAGGTCTTTCGAGAACCTGTACGCCCTGGCGCCACAGCCGACCCGGCTGCCCGACGGACGCGAGGGCCTCCTGTTCGCCCTGCCGCTCGGCAAGGACGGCCGCTGGCCCCTGATCGCGCTCGACGACATCGCCTTCTTCGCCCGCCACCAGCTCGACCACTGGAACGACTGGGGCGGCCGGACCCTGCGCATCGCCGCCGAAGCCCTCACCGATGACCAGATCGCGGCAGCGTTCGAGAGGACGACCGGCGTGCCGAGCGCCTACCAAGCGGTGGACCTCGACGACTTCAGCCGGTCTCTACCAGGGATCGGCCACGACCTGGCCGCGATGTTCGCCTTCTTCCAGGACCGCGACCTCCTCTCCCGGGACCGGGACCTGCCCGCCCTGCACCCCGAACTCGCCACCTTCAGCGACTGGCTGACCACCACCGGATGGGACGGCACCGCCGCGGGATGACAACGAGCGGCACCGCACTCCGCTCCCCGCGGATACCCCTGCCGATCCGGTGCACCACCGGCAGCCGGCCGAAAGTGATCTTTGCTCGTGAAGAGGATTTGATGCAGAACGTCACGCGGACGCATTCCCTGCCCGCACATTCGATCACCCGCTCCTCCGCCGCCGAACTCGTCGCAACAGTGCGCGCGGCTGCCGAGAACATCGGATTCGAAGCCGCCGTCGCGGTCACCGACGCCGGCGGCCATCTGAAGGCGTTCGAACGCGCCGACGACGTACCGTTCCTCGCCGCTGAGGTCGCCGTCGACAAGGCATGGACGGCAGCCTCCTTCCGCACCGCCACCCACGTCTGGAATTCCTACGTAGCCGACCCCGAGGTCGCCCCTCTCTCCCATCATCCTCGGCTCATGGCTGTCGGCGGCGGCTATCCAGTCATCGAGCTCGGCGAGGTCACCGGCGGTTTGGGCGTCTCCGGCGGCAGTGCCGAGCAGGACCGGCAGGCCGCAGAAGCCGGGCTGCGCGCGCTGGGGTTCGAAGTCCCCGCCTGAGCCATGCTGGGCAGTCTGATCCACGAACCTCACACGGCGAAGGCCCGTGCTCCTGCCGAGAAGCGCAGGGGCACGGGCCTTTGAGCGTTTTGGGTGTACGTACACCTTTCACCAGGAGCATCCCGATGCTCGCCGGCAAGAGACCTGGTGCCTCCCAAACTCATCAACATCACCCGACCGTGGATCGGGGCGCCTCCCGAACTCATCGACAAGTGACGTCACCACTGCGGTTCTGGCACACATTCCGTGACGCGCACACGTTGAGTAGCGGGGAGGTCGTTGAGATCTCCAGGTCAAGATCGTGCACAGTAGAGGGATGTCTGAGTCGTCCTTGCCTGGCGGCTTCATCAGTCACGTGGTGCGTGTCGGTGCCACGGTGCGCCGGCCCGCGTCGGCCAGTACGGAGTTCATCGGCGACCTGCTGACGATGTTTGAGGCCAGTGGCTGGCCAGGTGCACCGCGCTACCGCGGCATCGACGAGGAGGGCCGGGAGATCCTCACCTACCTCAAGGGGCACGTGGCCTGGGAACCGCAGCAGCCGCCGGATGTGTACTCCGAAGAGAGTCTGCTGCGGGTCACGCAGCTTGTGCGGGAGTTCCACGACCTGACGGCAGGCACGGAACTGGCCGGATCACATGAGGTCGTATGCCACAACGACCTCTCGCCCAAGAACACGATCTATCGACCTGTCAGCGGCGTCTTGCGCCCGGTGGCCTTCATCGACTGGGATCTGGCAGCCCCCGGCGCCCGCATCCATGATGTCGCCCAAGTGGGCTGGCAGTACCTCGAACTCGGGCCGAGCGTCGAAGACATCTCCGAAGCTGCGCGACGGTTGAGGTTGATCGCTGACAGTTATGAGCTCGTAGACCGGCGTGATCTCGTCTCTGCGATCTTGTGGTGGCAGGAGAGATGCTGGCGTGGTATTGAGGCTGCTGCGGACTCTGGAGACCTCGCGATGATCCGTCTTCGTGATGCCGGTGCAGTGACAGAGGTACAGGAGGCGTATCAGTGGGTCTGCGATCACCGGCTCAATATGGATCGTGCCTTGCGCTGAGCAACTGGGTGCCGGCCATCTCACCAACTGAGTACGCGCTGCCGCTCTCCTTGTGACAGCAGAACTCGCTTGCGGAGAAGAGGTCACTCTTCCCGGAGGGCGGAGACAGCGTCAGCCGTCACCCACCGTGTCGTTTCACGGAAGTTGTGCCAGAACCCACCACCTCGGTAAAGCCACAGCCCCCTTCCCCAAGGGCACGGGCTTCCGGGCCGAGTGACCACGGGTGCTGGACCGTGGAGGCTGGGGACGGTGTCGATGTCCCGAGCCACGGTGCAGCCGGTGTGGTGCGCCGTGGCCCGGTCTTGGGCCGCTCGGGCCGCCCGGATCAGCTCGACTGGATCGACTGGAGCATGTTCAGGCGGGCCGCCCGGCGGGCCGGCCAGATCGCTGCCAGGACACCGATCACCAGTGCCAGCCCCAGGAACATCCCCAGCTCGCCCCATGGCAGGAGGGTCTCGTACGTGTCCATCGACGACCTCACCAGGCCGCCGCCGGCCCAGGCCAGGAAGATGCCGGTGCCGATGCCGAGCGCCGCGCCGAACAGCGAGATGACCACCGACTCCAGCCGGACCATCTGCTTGATCCCGGTGCGGTCGAGGCCGATGGCCCGCAGCATTCCGATCTCGCGGGTGCGCTCGAAGACCGACATGGCCAGGGTGTTGACGACGCCGACGACCGAGATGAGGAGGGCCATGCCGAGGAGCCCGTACATCATCTTGAGGACCGTGCCGATGTCCGCGCCGCCGTCCTTGATGGCCTGCTCGTGGCTTTGGACCTCCACCAGCGGGCTGTCGCCGAGTGCGGCACGGATCTTCCGCTCAAGGCCCGCGGCCTGGCCGGGTTCGGCCATGACCAGCACCTCTTTGAGCTTCTTGCTGTCGGAGTACGGGAGGGTGTCGGCGAGCGTGCCCAGTGCATCCTCCGTGGTGGGGGTCTTGGTGTAGACGCCGACGACCTTCAGCTTCAGCTTCACCTCCTTCTCGCTCCGGCCGGTGATTGCGCCGACGTCGAGGGTGCTGCCGACCTCGAGCCCGGCCTTGGTGGCGAACTCGTCGGAGACCGCCACCTTCCCGGGGCCGATGTCGCGCAGCGAGCCGGCGCGGAAGTCGAGATTCGCGGCCTTGCCGTAGGTCTTGGGGTCCGTGCCGGTGATGGTGAAGAAGTTGGTCCCCCCGGTGCTGGCCGACGCCACGGTCGTGGGGACGGCCGCGGCGACGCCGGGCACCCGCGCGATCTTGGCGGCCGCGTCCACTTCGAGCCCGGTGGTGATGGTGTTGGCGACCGTGTAGTCGGCGGACAGGCCCTGGGTGGCATCCGCGATCAGGGCACGTTCGGTGGAGTGCCCGACCACGGTCAGGCCGGTGACCAGAGCGAGCCCGACCATCAGGGCGGATGCGGTGGCGGCGGTGCGGCGCGGGTTGCGCAGCGCGTTCTCCTTGGCCAGCTTGCCGGTGACGCCGAAGAGGCGGGTGGTGGCCTTGCCGGCCAGGGTGATCAGCGGGCGGGAGAGCAGCGGTGCCTGAACTATGATGCCCACGATGGTCAGTGCGGCGCCGAGCATCGCGACCAGCAGGTAGGTCTGGTCGGTGGAATCGACCGTGTAGATGTACAGCATCAGCAGCGCCCCGGACCCGGTGAGCAGGGTGCCGAGCACGTTGCGGACCACCAGGGCGCGGGCGGGCGGTGCCTGGTCGACGCTGCTGAGCGCCGCCACGGGGGCGATCTTCGCGGCCTTGCGGGAGGGCAGCCAGGCGGCCAGGACGGTGATGAGGACGCCGACCACGAGCGACCAGATAACCGTCCCTTGCGAGATGATCAGCGGTCCGGCGGGCAGCCCGGCGCCGCTCGCGTTGAGCAGCGGGCGCATGACGGTGGCGATACCGATGCCGAGGACGAATCCGACGGCGGAGGCACCGAGCCCGAGGAGGGCGGCCTCGATGAGAACGGCGCGTACGACCTGGCGGCGCGAGGCGCCCACGGCCCGCATCAGCGCGATTTCCCGGCTGCGCTGGGCGATGAGCATGGTGAAGGTGTTGGCGATGATGAACGCGCCGATGAACAGCGCGATGCCGGCGAAGCCGAGCAGCGTCTTGGTGAGAAACCCGGTGTGCTCGCCGATCTGCTCGGCCTGCTCGGCGGCCAGGTCTTCGCGGCTGGTGGCCCTCGTGCCCTTGTCGGGGAGCAGTGCCCGCACCCGGTCGGTCAGCTCGCTGGGATCGGTACCGGGCTTGGCCGCGACCGCCATCTCGTGGAACTGGCCGGGGTGGAGGAAGAGCCTCTGTGCGGTCCTGGTGTCGAAGAGCGTGAGCGTGCCCCCGGCGTTGACCCGCGGATCGTCCGTGGTGACGGTACCGACCAGCTTCTTGGCCAGGCCGGGCCCGTCGATGGCGAAACGGACGGTGTCACCGATCCGGTAACCGGCCTTCGCTGCGGTCCTGGCATCCAGCGCCAGTTCGCCCTCGGCTGCGGGTCCGCGGCCTTCCTTCAGCGAGATGCGGCTGTCCTTGCCGGGCAGGTAGTTGGTGGCCAGGTTCAGCAGGGCCCTGTCGGTGTTGACCGGCAGGCCGTCCTTGCCGGCCACGGTGACCATGCCGTTGACGGTGGGGCGCACCGCGGCGACGCCGGGCAGCGCGCGGATCTTGTCTGCCAGCGCGGTGTCGAGCGTGCTGGACGGCGTGCCGTCCGGGCCGCCCGTTCCCGCGATGCGGTACTGCACCTGGGACTGTACGGAGACGGCCACGCCCTTGAGGCTTGCGCCGGCGGCCGTGCGGTAGGCGTTCGCGGTGGTGTCGCCGAAGATGAGGGTGCCGGAGACGAAGGCGACGCCCAGGAGGACCGCGAGCGCGGTCATGACCAATCGGGCTTTGTGCGCAAAAACGTTGCGCAGAGCTATTCGCAGCATGTCGGTTTCAGTCCTGGAGTGGAGCGGAGGGAAGGGAGCCGTGCGGGAGGACGAGCCGTACGGGACGGCGCGTCGGAGCGGGCCGTGCGGGAGGGCGCGTCAGTTCGCCGGTCCGCTGGTGTCGAGGAGCCGCATACGATCGAGCACGGACTCGGCGGTGGGGGCGGCCAGTTCGTCGGTGATCTGCCCGTCGGCGAGGAAGACCACGCGGTCCGCGTAGGAGGCGGCCACCGGGTCGTGGGTGACCATCACGACCGTCTGCCCCAGCCCGCGTACGGACTCCTGCAGAAAGCCCAGCACCTCCGCGCCGGAACGGGAGTCGAGGTTGCCGGTCGGCTCGTCGGCGAAGATGATCTCCGGTCGGCCGGCCAGCGCGCGGGCCACCGCGACGCGCTGCTGCTGCCCGCCGGAGAGCTGCGAGGGACGGTGCTGCAGCCGCCCGGAGAGGCCGACGGTCCGCACGATCAGATCCAGCCACTGCCGGTCGGGCTTGCGGCCGGCGACATCCATCGGCAGCGTGATGTTCTCCATCGCGTTCAGCGTGGGCAGCAGGTTGAACGCCTGGAAGACGAAACCGATCTTCTCCCGGCGCAGCTGGGTGAGCCGTCGGTCGTCCAGGCCGGACAGCTCGGTGTCACCGACGTGGGCAGAGCCCCCGGAGAGCGAGTCGAGCCCCGCCATGCAGTGCATCAGCGTCGACTTGCCGGAGCCGGACGGCCCCATGATCGCGGTGAACCGGCCGCGCCCGAACTCCACACAGACCGAGTCGAGGGCGACGACGCGGGTATCGCCCTCGCCGTAGACCTTGGTCAGTCCCGTGGCGCGGGCGGCGGCACCGGAGGGGGCCCTCAAGCGGGTGGTACGGGTGGTGGAATGCGACATGGCTGCTCCTGGAAGGGGTGCGGGACTCCCGACCATCGTGGCCGCGGCGCACCCCCCAACTCGTCGCTCTCAGGGCGGGGATGTGCCGCCTGCCGAAGGTCAGACCCGCCCCGGCCTTGTCACCCTCACGGACCACGGCCTCTCTGCCCAAAGTCAGAGTCGACGGCCGTCCAGGGCTCAGCTCATGAGCCCGGCCTGGTGCGCCAGCAACGCCGCCTGCACCCGGCTTTCGCACCCCGTCTTCCCCAGGATCGCCCCGACATGGGACTTGACCGTCCCCACCCCGATACCGAGCCGCGAGCCGATCTCCAGGTTCGCCAGCCCCGCCCCCAGCATGACCAGCACCTCCCGTTCCCGGTCCGTCAGCCCCGCCACCCTGCTGTCCGGAGCGGCGGCCCCGGCACCGGCCGAGCCGCCTCTCAGCATCCGGCGGATGACCGACCCGGTGACGCCGGGCGAGAGCACCGCGTCCCCCACGGCCGCGGCCCGTACCGCGCTGATCAGCTCCTGCGGCCCGTCGTCCTTGAGCAGGAAGCCCGTGGCGCCCGCCCGCAGAGCCCGGATGACGTTGTCCTCGTCACCGAAGGTGGTGAGCATGACGACCTGCGGCCCGGGGTCGAGGGCGACCAGCGGTCCGACGGCCGCGAGCCCGTCGAGAACCGGCATACGGACGTCGAGGAGCACCACATCGGGCCGGTGCTCGGCGGCGAGCCGCACGGCCTCGGCGCCGTTGGCCGCCTCACCCACCACCTCGATGCCCTCGGCGTGCTGGAGGATCACCCGGACACCGTGCCGGATCATCTGCTCGTCGTCGGCGAGCAGCACCCGGATCACGGAATCCTCCCGGGAGCCCGC
This portion of the Streptomyces caniferus genome encodes:
- a CDS encoding NADP-dependent oxidoreductase; translated protein: MSEQTMRAVTIKEFGGPEVLSAGRVARPEPLPTEVLVRVHAAGINPVDWKTRTGHGMAGLQTLPLILGWDVSGVVEEVGFGVTTLAPGDEVYAMPWFPRPAGGYAEFVTAPSRQFARKPASLSHVEAAALPLAALTAWQALVDTAGVTAGQRVLVHAAAGGVGHLAVQFAKHLGAEVIATAREPRHTWLKELGADETIDYTRQRFEEATGKVDVVIDLLGTLDDTDVRSVSVTRPGGLIVSVPGGVTDGLAAAAGQAGVRSSPLLVEPDAAALTAIAGLVDSGAVRVEVERTFALEQAAEAHRLGETNRTRGKLVLEVTQ
- a CDS encoding NmrA family NAD(P)-binding protein; its protein translation is MSTRSFENLYALAPQPTRLPDGREGLLFALPLGKDGRWPLIALDDIAFFARHQLDHWNDWGGRTLRIAAEALTDDQIAAAFERTTGVPSAYQAVDLDDFSRSLPGIGHDLAAMFAFFQDRDLLSRDRDLPALHPELATFSDWLTTTGWDGTAAG
- a CDS encoding GlcG/HbpS family heme-binding protein; the protein is MTTSGTALRSPRIPLPIRCTTGSRPKVIFAREEDLMQNVTRTHSLPAHSITRSSAAELVATVRAAAENIGFEAAVAVTDAGGHLKAFERADDVPFLAAEVAVDKAWTAASFRTATHVWNSYVADPEVAPLSHHPRLMAVGGGYPVIELGEVTGGLGVSGGSAEQDRQAAEAGLRALGFEVPA
- a CDS encoding phosphotransferase; this translates as MSESSLPGGFISHVVRVGATVRRPASASTEFIGDLLTMFEASGWPGAPRYRGIDEEGREILTYLKGHVAWEPQQPPDVYSEESLLRVTQLVREFHDLTAGTELAGSHEVVCHNDLSPKNTIYRPVSGVLRPVAFIDWDLAAPGARIHDVAQVGWQYLELGPSVEDISEAARRLRLIADSYELVDRRDLVSAILWWQERCWRGIEAAADSGDLAMIRLRDAGAVTEVQEAYQWVCDHRLNMDRALR
- a CDS encoding ABC transporter permease, whose protein sequence is MLRIALRNVFAHKARLVMTALAVLLGVAFVSGTLIFGDTTANAYRTAAGASLKGVAVSVQSQVQYRIAGTGGPDGTPSSTLDTALADKIRALPGVAAVRPTVNGMVTVAGKDGLPVNTDRALLNLATNYLPGKDSRISLKEGRGPAAEGELALDARTAAKAGYRIGDTVRFAIDGPGLAKKLVGTVTTDDPRVNAGGTLTLFDTRTAQRLFLHPGQFHEMAVAAKPGTDPSELTDRVRALLPDKGTRATSREDLAAEQAEQIGEHTGFLTKTLLGFAGIALFIGAFIIANTFTMLIAQRSREIALMRAVGASRRQVVRAVLIEAALLGLGASAVGFVLGIGIATVMRPLLNASGAGLPAGPLIISQGTVIWSLVVGVLITVLAAWLPSRKAAKIAPVAALSSVDQAPPARALVVRNVLGTLLTGSGALLMLYIYTVDSTDQTYLLVAMLGAALTIVGIIVQAPLLSRPLITLAGKATTRLFGVTGKLAKENALRNPRRTAATASALMVGLALVTGLTVVGHSTERALIADATQGLSADYTVANTITTGLEVDAAAKIARVPGVAAAVPTTVASASTGGTNFFTITGTDPKTYGKAANLDFRAGSLRDIGPGKVAVSDEFATKAGLEVGSTLDVGAITGRSEKEVKLKLKVVGVYTKTPTTEDALGTLADTLPYSDSKKLKEVLVMAEPGQAAGLERKIRAALGDSPLVEVQSHEQAIKDGGADIGTVLKMMYGLLGMALLISVVGVVNTLAMSVFERTREIGMLRAIGLDRTGIKQMVRLESVVISLFGAALGIGTGIFLAWAGGGLVRSSMDTYETLLPWGELGMFLGLALVIGVLAAIWPARRAARLNMLQSIQSS
- a CDS encoding ABC transporter ATP-binding protein, with the protein product MSHSTTRTTRLRAPSGAAARATGLTKVYGEGDTRVVALDSVCVEFGRGRFTAIMGPSGSGKSTLMHCMAGLDSLSGGSAHVGDTELSGLDDRRLTQLRREKIGFVFQAFNLLPTLNAMENITLPMDVAGRKPDRQWLDLIVRTVGLSGRLQHRPSQLSGGQQQRVAVARALAGRPEIIFADEPTGNLDSRSGAEVLGFLQESVRGLGQTVVMVTHDPVAASYADRVVFLADGQITDELAAPTAESVLDRMRLLDTSGPAN
- a CDS encoding response regulator: MTEQANSAGSREDSVIRVLLADDEQMIRHGVRVILQHAEGIEVVGEAANGAEAVRLAAEHRPDVVLLDVRMPVLDGLAAVGPLVALDPGPQVVMLTTFGDEDNVIRALRAGATGFLLKDDGPQELISAVRAAAVGDAVLSPGVTGSVIRRMLRGGSAGAGAAAPDSRVAGLTDREREVLVMLGAGLANLEIGSRLGIGVGTVKSHVGAILGKTGCESRVQAALLAHQAGLMS